The Brachionichthys hirsutus isolate HB-005 chromosome 3, CSIRO-AGI_Bhir_v1, whole genome shotgun sequence genome has a window encoding:
- the msh5 gene encoding mutS protein homolog 5 — protein sequence MAALESLRGGRGVDIGSSSVSGDEEEEEESSVVVLSVLAQNGQLGLSFYDSKDSSLHYMADTPDNYELPLLARVIQEVNPHVIVTSAKQEHCMTRCLQQLGSNPDNRPELVTYPYVDFGLEVSKQRLLSANLPFLPASISEKDKMSYLSSCIAFDSPLMLRTVGALLKCLDRRRVGVELEDSSVKVPILQFSTYTLKGVICIDRDTYSVLQIFKSEQHPSVYKLHSGEKEGLSLYGILNRCRCKFGSKLLRQWFLRPTQDMAVLRRRQEVIRFFTSPQNSNVLSTLQASLRCISNIPTLLRRMSLSHTKVTKWQSLYKTLYSAVCIRDTVRQLPQSIRLFCDISEGFSNDLHYIASLINRVVDFETSVAENRFTIKPNVDPAIDEKKRTMMGLSHFLTDVARQELEHLDACIPSCCVIYIPLIGFLLSVPRLPSMVEKEDFEIEGLDFMFLSEDRLHYRSKKTKELDDLLGDLHCDIRDMETGVMTQLQNTILEKSASLYKILDLIAELDCLMAMSSASQEYGYTSPKLASHRCITVTQGRHPLLELCAPVFVANSFQSLESQGRVKIITGPNSSGKSIYLKQVGLIVFMALIGSDVPAKNAEIGMVDGIFTRMQSRESVSVGLSTFMIDLNQMAQALNSSTGNSLVLIDEFGKGTNTVDGLSLLAASISHWMRQPVGDLPHVLLTTNFHSLLQLELLPSSGLLSLLTLETAVDGDELVFLYQLKEGICQSSYAANIATLAGLPASLVQRGVDVSELYRTGRSIKRVDKASSDEQEKRCRLVVEKFMSLDLEDKDLDLQLFMKEEILPSAGELLNHS from the exons ATGGCAGCACTGGAAAGTCTGAGAGGTGGAAGAGGGGTAGATATCGGTTCCTCCAGCGTAAGtggggatgaagaagaggaggaagagtcaTCGGTG GTTGTCCTGAGTGTTTTAGCCCAGAACGGGCAGTTGGGTCTCTCCTTCTATGACAGTAAAGATTCGTCTTTGCACTACATGGCAGACACTCCTGACAACTACGAGCTCCCCCTATTGGCCAGAG TCATTCAAGAGGTTAATCCCCACGTAATAGTTACCAGTGCAAAACAGGAGCATTGCATGACACGCTGCTTGCAACAACTTG GTTCAAACCCTGACAACAGGCCAGAGTTAGTTACATATCCATATGTTGACTTTG gTCTGGAGGTCAGTAAACAGAGGCTACTTTCTGCCAATCTGCCTTTTCTTCCTGCCTCCATTTCAGAGAAGGACAAAATGTCCTATCTCTCATCCTGCATCGCCTTTGACTCGCCCCTGATG CTGAGGACAGTAGGCGCTCTGCTGAAATGTCTGGACAGGAGGCGAGTGGGAGTCGAGCTGGAGGACAGCAGTGTTAAAGTTCCTATCCTGCAGTTCTCCACCTACACACT TAAAGGTGTTATTTGCATTGACCGGGACACCTACAG TGTACTGCAGATCTTCAAATCAGAGCAGCATCCCTCCGTGTATAAGCTGCATTCTGGTGAAAAGGAAGGACTCAGTCTTTATG GAATCCTGAACCGCTGCAGGTGCAAGTTTGGATCTAAACTTCTACG CCAGTGGTTTCTGCGCCCGACACAGGACATGGCCGTGTTACGtaggagacaggaagtgatacGTTTCTTCACGTCGCCGCAGAATTCCAACGTGCTGAGCACCCTACAGGCCTCACTGCGCTGCATCAGTAACATACCG actcTTCTGCGGaggatgtctctctctcacaccaAAGTGACCAAATGGCAGAGTCTCTACAAG acatTGTACAGTGCAGTGTGTATCAGGGACACAGTGCGACAACTGCCTCAGTCCATTCGGCTTTTTTGTGATATCAGTGAAGGGTTCTCTAATGACCTTCACTATATTGCCTCCCTCATCAACCGAGtt GTGGATTTTGAAACCAGCGTAGCCGAGAACCGTTTCACCATCAAGCCCAATGTGGACCCAGCAATCGATGAGA AGAAGAGGACGATGATGGGGTTGTCACACTTCCTCACAGATGTAGCCAGACAAGAGCTGGAGCATCTGGACGCTTGCATTCCCTCCTGCTGTGTCATTTACATCCCTCTG ATTGGATTCCTGCTCTCTGTCCCTCGCCTGCCCAGCATGGTGGAGAAAGAAGATTTTGAGATAGAAGGGCTTGATTTCATG TTCCTATCAGAGGACCGCCTGCATTACCGCAGCAAGAAAACCAAAGAGCTAGACGACCTGCTGGGAGACTTGCACTGTGACATTAGAG ACATGGAGACTGGAGTCATGACACAGTTGCAGAACACAATCCTCGAGAAGAGTGCCTCCCTCTACAAG ATTCTGGATCTCATTGCGGAGCTCGACTGTCTGATGGCTATGAGCAGCGCGTCCCAAGAGTACGGCTACACTTCACCCAAACTAGCCAGCCACAGGTGTATAACAGTCACCCAGGGCAG ACATCCACTGTTAGAGCTGTGCGCTCCTGTGTTTGTGGCCAACTCCTTCCAGAGCTTAGAGTCCCAGGGCAGAGTCAAGATCATCACCGGCCCCAACTCATCTGGCAAGAGCATCTACCTaaaacag GTGGGGTTGATTGTGTTcatggctctgattggctcagatgTGCCGGCAAAGAATGCAGAGATTGGAATGGTGGACGGAATCTTTACCCGCATGCAGAGCAGAGAGTCCGTGTCTGTGGGCCTCAGTACATTCATGATAGACCTCAACCAG ATGGCCCAGGCTCTCAACAGCAGTACTGGCAACTCATTAGTTCTCATCGATGAATTTGGAAAAGGAACTAACACA GTGGATGGACTGTCCCTGCTGGCCGCATCGATCTCTCATTGGATGAGACAGCCTGTAGGGGATTTACCCCACGTCCTCCTGACCACTAATTTCCACAGCTTGCTGCAGCTGGAACTATTACCTTCCTCTGGCCTGCTGTCTCTGTTG ACTCTAGAGACAGCAGTGGACGGGGATGAGTTGGTGTTTCTCTACCAGCTGAAAGAAGGGATTTGCCAGTCCAGCTATGCTGCCAACATCGCTACACTAGCCGGCTTGCCAGCTAGCCTCGTGCAGAGAGGAGTGGAT GTGTCCGAACTGTACAGGACAGGAAGGTCCATCAAACGCGTTGACAAAGCATCATCAGACGAGCAGGAAAAGAG GTGCAGGCTGGTGGTGGAGAAGTTCATGAGCTTGGACTTGGAGGACAAAGATTTGGATCTTCAGCTTTTCATGAAAGAGGAAATCCTGCCCTCTGCTGGGGAGCTGCTGAACCACAGCTGA
- the LOC137914597 gene encoding transmembrane protein 200C-like, giving the protein MTAASPVCSSASSRSARSSPACLPACRRQLKKGKLLRSRLHLRSAPGVWLMLGVAVVLVGMGVAVAGYVSAAPKPTGVRGSTHVERMKLAGPVVMGVGLFIFICAATLLYENRDLEVLRQESLDDLEDLKGRNGWEGPQEQPGVGCWAAQGHALPLSNRNCDPLLPPPHRQNISSSRSSLLPPSDPGGRGDEEEEEEEGRSTLLAHVLHHQEPTPYPPSPCPSIPHSSISSDSCDSSEMNIRTGRALPPQRRSPAGDNGEQIEQPMELVGPEEEFLKCFRCDLGFWDACYTTETTCSLGERCYTGRGDAATLAIKTLGCAKAGECGVESTLELFANKTIFVMTKHCCDTPFCNSASHLPIVTLLHVAVSVLAARHLAEASTCVQ; this is encoded by the exons ATGACAGCAGCCAGTCCCGTCTGCAGCTCCGCCTCTTCCCGCTCCGCCCGGTCTTCACCCGCCTGCCTCCCGGCGTGCCGCAGACAACTGAAGAAAGGCAAGCTCCTCCGATCCCGACTGCACCTCCGCTCCGCCCCAGGCGTCTGGCTCATGCTGGGCGTCGCGGTGGTTTTGGTGGGGATGGGCGTCGCCGTGGCCGGCTACGTGTCTGCGGCACCGAAGCCCACGGGCGTCCGGGGCAGCACCCACGTGGAGAGGATGAAGCTGGCTGGGCCCGTGGTCATGGGAGTGGGTTTATTTATCTTCATCTGCGCAGCCACTCTTCTGTACGAGAACCGGGACCTGGAGGTCCTCAGACAGGAGTCGCTCGATGACCTCGAGGACCTGAAGGGACGAAACGGCTGGGAGGGTCCGCAGGAGCAGCCCGGCGTCGGATGCTGGGCCGCTCAGGGCCACGCGCTGCCGCTCTCAAACCGGAACTGTgaccctcttcttcctccccctcacagacaaaacattagcagcagcagatcaTCACTTCTGCCTCCCTCGGATccaggaggcagaggagatgaggaggaggaggaggaggaaggaaggtcAACCCTTCTGGCCCACGTTTTGCACCACCAGGAGCCAACTccttaccccccctccccctgcccgTCCATCCCtcactcctccatctcctcagaCTCCTGCGACTCCAGCGAGATGAACATCAGGACAGGCCGCGCTCTGCCGCCTCAACGCCGGAGCCCGGCTG GTGACAACGGGGAGCAGATAGAGCAGCCCATGGAGTTAGTGGGACCTGAAGAAGAGTTCCTGAAGTGTTTCCGTTGTGACCTGGGCTTTTGGGATGCCTGCTACACCACGGAAACCACCTGCAGCCTCGGGGAGCGCTGCTACACAGGCCGAGGGGATGCAG CTACTCTGGCCATTAAGACTTTGGGTTGCGCGAAGGCAGGGGAGTGTGGTGTGGAGAGCACGTTGGAGCTCTTCGCTAATAAAACCATCTTTGTCATGACCAAACACTGCTGCGACACACCTTTCTGCAACTCAGCAAGCCATCTTCCGATCGTCACACTTTTGCATGTCGCAGTGTCCGTCCTAGCTGCGCGTCACCTCGCCGAGGCCTCAACATGTGTCCAGTAA
- the l3mbtl1b gene encoding lethal(3)malignant brain tumor-like protein 4 yields MTDTPPSDGPSQGAEFDMMGALDWKDGIATLPGSDIRFRMTEFGTLEIVTDLEVKGQPAAPKCKTLDPAQSHTPTPPPESQTQSSTGAAPANQSQPELSQAKQEAPSMEGPSVEVGPSVEVGSSADAVPNGELSRCRACGRHLLQEALFQGKFCSSICAQPSSGRSSPGEARECQAAEGERLGKRVRKKRKIYMDSGDEEEENQEEPEEKAKTTKGRRGGKMSRLVTAPPNKKRAWSWPAYLEEERAVAAPVKLFKEHQSFPQSRNSFKVGMKLEGLDPSHPSLFCVLTVAEIQGYRVRLHFDGYPECYDFWANADSWDMKPAGWCEKNGHKLLLPKGCKDGEFNWSMYVKNCRGQLAPKHLFKSLNTSVTPSGFRAGMKLEAVDRKNPSLVCVATTAAVVDNRLLIHFDTWDDTYDYWCDASSPYIHPVGFCEEAGLTLTTPAGKTQIKTQMENKQPQSFQWEKYLEETSTQAAPARAFKPRPPHGFQVGMKVEAVDKRNPMLIRAATIADTEDHRLKIHFDGWSSEYDYWVETDCPDLHPVGWCQKTGHPLQYPNGSSDLLAAPGQGCPTPGCNGVGHIRGPRYGTHYTQVSCPYSEINLNKEGLLPDRLSGERPLALSGPHPRGRRPDPHANTPSQTTSTPDQPEGAEDVQNRKPEANRSGQLEPPGGTAEQNQNGARPKRTAPVPKYLKMHYVKEETDDIKVSPEAISLQQALHESVFSPGISASPPHRVALCWDKHCQLLPEVLGLTAKRVATWSAEEVAGFVKGFPGCKEHAATFKTEQIDGEAFLLLTQADIVKILSIKLGPALKIFNSILMLKNADEE; encoded by the exons ATGACTGACACTCCGCCGAGTGATGGCCCCTCTCAGGGTGCTGAGTTTGACATGATGGGAGCTCTGGATTGGAAGGATGGTATTGCAACCCTGCCAGGGAGTGATATCAGG TTCCGCATGACAGAGTTTGGAACTCTGGAGATTGTCACAGACCTAGAGGTCAAAGGGCAACCGGCAGCACCTAAATGTAAGACCTTGGACCCGGCACAGTCGCACACGCCCACCCCTCCGCCAGAGAGCcaaacacagagcagcacaggtgcagctccagccaatcagagtcagCCTGAATTGTCTCAAGCTAAAC AGGAGGCCCCCAGTATGGAGGGCCCCAGCGTAGAAGTTGGTCCCAGTGTTGAAGTTGGTTCCAGTGCAGACGCAGTCCCAAATGGGGAGCTGTCAAGGTGCCGGGCCTGTGGTAGACATCTTCTCCAGGAAGCCCTCTTTCAGGGCAAATTCTGCAGCTCTATTTGTGCCCAGCCGTCCAGCGGCAG ATCATCTCCGGGTGAAGCTCGGGAGTGTCAGGCTGCTGAGGGCGAGAGGCTGGGCAAACGTGTgcgcaagaagaggaagatctaCATGGATtctggtgatgaagaggaagaaaaccaAGAGGAACCAGAG gAAAAGGCAAAGACTACCAAAGGCAGAAGAGGTGGCAAAATGTCCAGGCTGG TGACGGCTCCGCCCAATAAGAAGCGGGCGTGGAGCTGGCCTGCCTacctggaagaggagagggcTGTCGCTGCTCCTGTTAAACTCTTCAAAGAG CATCAATCGTTTCCTCAGAGCAGGAACAGTTTTAAGGTCGGAATGAAGCTGGAGGGATTGGATCCGTCTCACCCGTCTCTGTTCTGCGTGCTCACCGTCGCTGAG ATCCAAGGTTATAGGGTGAGGCTTCATTTCGATGGTTACCCCGAATGCTACGACTTCTGGGCTAACGCCGACTCCTGGGATATGAAACCAGCCGGTTGGTGCGAGAAGAACGGACACAAGTTGTTGCTGCCTAAAG GTTGTAAGGATGGCGAGTTTAATTGGAGCATGTATGTGAAGAACTGCAGAGGTCAACTCGCCCCAAAACATCTCTTCAAGAGCCTCAACACA tccGTTACTCCGTCGGGCTTCAGAGCTGGGATGAAGCTGGAAGCAGTCGACAGGAAGAACCCGTCCTTGGTCTGCGTGGCGACCACCGCTGCCGTTGTCGATAACAGACTGCTTATTCATTTTGACACCTGGGACGACACCTACGATTATTG GTGTGACGCCAGCAGTCCGTACATCCATCCCGTGGGCTTCTGTGAAGAGGCGGGGCTAACGTTGACCACCCCGGCTGGCAAGACGCAGATCAAGACACAAATGG AAAATAAACAGCCACAGAGTTTCCAATGGGAGAAATACCTGGAGGAGACGAGCACACAGGCCGCTCCAGCGCGGGCATTCAAACCA CGACCTCCACATGGCTTCCAGGTTGGGATGAAAGTGGAAGCTGTCGATAAGAGGAACCCGATGCTCATCCGTGCTGCAACAATAGCAGACACAGAGGACCACCGACTCAAG ATTCATTTCGATGGTTGGAGTTCAGAGTACGATTATTGGGTGGAGACCGACTGCCCTGATCTGCATCCTGTGGGGTGGTGTCAGAAAACGGGACACCCGCTACAATACCCCAATG gCTCCAGTGATTTACTTGCTGCCCCAGGACAAGGGTGTCCCACCCCAGGATGCAACGGGGTTGGACACATCAGAGGACCCCGCTATGGGACCCACTACAC tcAGGTGAGCTGCCCCTACTCTGAGATTAATCTAAACAAAGAGGGTTTGCTGCCAGATCGCTTGAGCGGAGAACGACCCCTCGCCCTCAGTGGGCCTCATCCCCGCGGACGACGCCCCGATCCTCACGCAAACACTCCATCACAAACCACGTCGACGCCGGACCAGCCAGAAGGAGCCGAAGACGTCCAGAACAG GAAACCAGAGGCTAACCGTTCAGGACAGCTGGAGCCGCCAGGTGGAACCGCTGAGCAGAACCAGAATGGAGCAAGGCCGAAACG GACTGCTCCAGTTCCCAAATACCTGAAAATGCATTACGTCAAAGAGGAAACGGATGATATCAAAG TCTCTCCTGAAGCCATCTCCCTCCAGCAGGCCCTCCACGAGTCTGTGTTTTCCCCCGGCAtctctgcctcccccccccaccgggtGGCCCTCTGCTGGGACAAACATTGCCAGCTGCTGCCCGAGGTCCTGGGGCTGACTGCCAAGAGAGTGGCCACTTGGAGCGCTGAGGAG GTGGCCGGTTTTGTCAAAGGATTCCCGGGATGTAAAGAGCATGCTGCAACATTCAAGACGGAG caaaTAGATGGCGAGGCCTTCCTGTTGCTTACCCAAGCAGACATTGTCAAAATTCTGTCAATCAAGTTGGGACCCGCCCTCAAGATCTTCAACTCCATCCTCATGTTGAAGAACGCGGATGAAGAGTAG
- the LOC137917804 gene encoding putative transmembrane protein 244, with translation MAFTGKAADSKTVLLNLFLCLVIFYSLFYMIGSVCFGAFRLDRFDGLIPFDFKTKPAESNSKYLVNLLSLELTYFCSGFLFAGVVRRRVWDYGFTVTLLHVFITSLVMLEFPMVWQWWLALGSGLFLMICNGQLIAYFTCQSDQSYASFSIY, from the exons ATGGCATTCACAGGCAAAGCGGCGGACTCGAAG ACCGTGCTCCTCAACTTGTTTCTGTGTCTGGTTATATTTTACTCTCTCTTTTACATGATCGGCAGCGTGTGCTTCGGTGCCTTCAG GCTGGATCGCTTTGACGGACTGATTCCATTTGACTTCAAGACCAAACCTGCTGAATCCAACTCTAAATATTTGG TGAATCTCCTATCTTTGGAGCTCACCTACTTCTGCAGTGGCTTTTTGTTTGCTGGAGTGGTGCGGAGGCGGGTTTGGGACTATGGCTTCACCGTCACACTTCTACACGTGTTTATCACCAGTCTAG TGATGCTGGAGTTTCCTATGGTGTGGCAGTGGTGGCTGGCTTTAG GGAGCGGCTTGTTTCTGATGATCTGCAATGGTCAGCTGATTGCTTATTTCACCTGCCAGAGTGACCAAAGTTATGCCTCCTTCAGCATCTACTGA
- the LOC137914618 gene encoding zinc finger protein ZFP2-like: MSSLEFLGNVVKKRVTAPEEDIFGKFDKTPAKDEEALNRQHGLLSRSLRPELKLHRIDRPQRRVCKEEEEEEEEEELPADQQLWNQEVKSSMKQEDAELPHLKEEPEELPTSQEREQLVLKEETHVVMLTPAHEENDQSEDQTLYMKDEDGAAETESVVNMPIIISVVGAADVDLLISNSSHVSVSHDEGGETSRRDVEIEPQFQSQGRNNASKKPYVCTLCNKGYTTRKGRKVHMRIHTGELHECKTCGKQFTQIANLNVHMRIHTGEEPHECKTCGKQFIYKFHLNLHMRIHTGEKPHECKTCGKQFTQISNLNVHMRIHTGEKPHECKTCGKQFTQIANLNVHMRIHTGEKPHECKTCGKQFIQKSHLNVHMRIHTGEKPHECKTCGKQFTEKSNLNVHMRIHTGEKPHECKTCGKQFTEKSALNVHMRIHTGEKPHECKTCGKQCTQKSALNVHMRIHTGETPCECKTCGKQSIQKSDLNVHMRLHNDG; encoded by the exons atgtcttcacttgagttcttgggaaatgtagttaaaaagcgAGTAACAGCTCCCGAAGAGGATATTTTTGGAAAGTTTGATAAAACTCCCGCCAAGGACGAAGAAGCGTTAAATCGTCAGCACGGACTGCTGAGTCGCAGCCTGAGACCCGAATTGAAGTTACACAGGATAG atcgcccacagcgtcgtgtctgtaaggaggaggaggaagaggaagaggaggaggagctccctgctgaccagcagctctggaaccaggaggtgaagtccagcatgaagcaagaggacgcagagcttcctcacctgaaagaggaaccggaggaactccccaccagtcaggagagagagcagcttgtactgaaggaggagactcatgtcgtcatgttgactccagctcatgaggaaaatgaccagagtgaagatcagactctctacatgaaagatgaagatggtgcagcagagaccgagtctgtcgtcaacatgccgattataatctctgtggttggagcagcagacgttgacctgctgatctctaacagctctcacgtatctgtcagccatgatgagggaggtgaAACGAGCAGAAGAGATGTTGAGATTGAGCCCCAGTTTCAATCCCAGGGAAGAAATAACGCAAGTaagaagccatatgtttgtacattatgtaacaaGGGTTACACAACACGCAAGGGCcggaaagtccacatgagaatccacactggtga gctccatgaatgtaaaacatgtgggaaacaattcacacaaatagctaatttgaatgtccacatgagaatccacactggtgaggagccccatgaatgtaaaacatgtgggaaacaattcatatacaaatttcatttgaatctccacatgagaatccacactggtgagaagccccatgaatgtaaaacatgtgggaaacaattcacacaaatatctaatttgaatgtccacatgagaatccacactggtgagaagccccatgaatgtaaaacatgtgggaaacaattcacacaaatagctaatttgaatgtccacatgagaatccacactggtgagaagccccatgaatgtaaaacatgtgggaaacaattcatacaaaaatctcatttgaatgtccacatgagaatccacactggtgagaagccccatgaatgtaaaacatgtgggaaacaattcacagaaaaatctaatttgaatgtccacatgagaatccacactggtgagaagccccatgaatgtaaaacatgtgggaaacaattcacagaaaaatctgctttgaatgttcacatgagaatccacactggtgagaagccccatgaatgtaaaacatgcgGGAAACAATGCACACAAAAATCTGCTTTGAATgttcacatgagaatccacactggtgagacaCCCtgtgaatgtaaaacatgtgggaaacaatccatacaaaaatctgatttaaatGTCCACATGAGACTCCACAATGATGGTTAA
- the ptpn3 gene encoding tyrosine-protein phosphatase non-receptor type 3 has translation MPKLDLLCLVQLLDGTIETFRVGKQDEGVVLLDLVCSHLGLQERQLFNLQIRESNTAIASITANAHSPRWLEPEKPLKKQIKGLASPFYLNFRVRFFISDPNSLQHEQTRHLYFLQIRSDVREGRLQCPLSAAVVLASYAVQAETGDHCPSRLPGYLSKCHFLPEQDEDFLSKVEDLHPQHKGLKQSDAELYFLNTARTLELYGVELHDAVDANNAPLMVGLASSGVAIFCNMVCSSFFPWGNIIKISFKRKRFFIHLKRKHGETQDCEVSLGLPCPKTCKNLWRSCVDHHSFFSASRAAGSLKRNNDSTIQSYKKMITQHLGLSNNKNQSGPVCQRVVGGMVWNPEIQRSISSEHLETKSLPSRSPPSTPNWRSARVRHGIRKHRPSSVELTNDLKDMSEGEDVFYTYRASVSSSKDSEGDASLHHFSGTSDLSDEGLLHTDDSIGEDDYDQTSNNNKGVLGDGDLMLIRIVPDHQGKFGFNVKGGVDQKMPLAVSHVKPDSPAGQCEPKLLEGDLVVLINGRDISEHTHDQVVMFIRASRESHTRELALLIRRKGPGRVAPLLLLPPALTLTDQSQGEKMQLSGQSEKVTTLEESVRQLERGIQSGTLCFHFENLYRRKPGLFLNCARLSENMDKNRYRDVLPYDSTRVVLQGQDDYINASHITVTPPVSGVCLHYIAAQGPLPQTCTHFWQTVWEHQIHTIIMLTTLTERGRTKCHQYWPHPPEAKDYGHMRVKCHMEECNLVYVTRQFTLTHAQMGEERAVTHLQYVAWPDHGVPDDPSDFLLFANSIRGRRRGEEPLMVHCSAGIGRTGVLITMETALTLLEKGRPVFPLDIVKTLRDQRAMMVQTTCQFQFVCEAIIQVYKQKQGRSTTA, from the exons ATGCCAAAACTGGACCTGCTCTGCTTGGTTCAGCTGCTGGACGGCACAATCGAGACCTTCAGAGTCGGC AAGCAGGATGAAGGCgtggttctgttggacctggtGTGCAGCCACCTGGGCCTGCAGGAGAGGCAGCTCTTCAATCTGCAGATCAGAGAATCTAACACGGCCATCGCCTCCATCACAGCCAACGCACACTCTCCT CGATGGTTGGAGCCGGAGAAACCCTTGAAGAAGCAGATTAAAG GTCTTGCTTCTCCCTTTTATTTGAACTTCAGAGTGCGATTCTTCATCTCTGATCCCAACTCTTTACAGCATGAACAGACGAG GCACCTGTACTTCCTCCAGATTAGGAGTGACGTTAGGGAAGGACG GTTGCAGTGCCCGCTGAGTGCAGCTGTAGTGTTGGCTTCTTACGCCGTGCAGG CGGAGACGGGGGATCACTGTCCATCCCGGCTCCCTGGTTACCTCTCAAAGTGCCACTTCCTGCCTGAGCAAGATGAAGACTTCCTGTCGAAGGTGGAGGATCTTCATCCGCAGCACAA ggGGCTGAAGCAGAGTGACGCCGAGTTGTATTTCCTCAACACAGCACGAACCCTGGAGCTGTACGGAGTGGAACTGCACGATGCCGTG gatgCCAATAACGCCCCTCTGATGGTGGGTTTGGCCTCCAGTGGCGTTGCTATATTTTGTAATATGGTTTGTTCCAGTTTCTTCCCTTG GGGGAATATAATCAAGATTTCTTTCAAGAGGAAACGCTTTTTTATACATCTAAAACGTAAACAC GGGGAGACCCAGGATTGTGAGGTATCTCTGGGCCTTCCCTGTCCAAAGACCTGTAAGAACCTATGGAGGTCGTGCGTGGATCATCACTCTTTCTTCAGCGCCAGCCGGGCTGCCGGGAGCCTCAAACGCAACAACGACAGCACAATTCAGTCCTACAAAAAAATGATAACGCAACACCTGGGTCTCAGCAACAATAAAAATCAGAG TGGTCCAGTTTGCCAGCGTGTGGTGGGAGGGATGGTTTGGAACCCGGAGATACAGCGATCCATTTCATCAGAGCATCTTGAGACAAAGAGTCTGCCCTCTAGGTCACCTCCGTCCACCCCCAACTG GCGAAGTGCTCGGGTTCGCCATGGCATCCGAAAACATCGGCCCTCCTCCGTCGAATTGACCAATGACCTGAAAGACATGTCCGAAGGAGAGGATGTCTTCTACACGTACAGGGCATCTGTAAGCAGCAGTAAGGACAGTGAGGGGGACGCTTCACTGCATCA TTTTTCTGGCACTTCTGATTTGAGCGACGAGGGTCTTTTGCACACTGATGATAGTATTGGAGAGGACGATTATGACCAGACCTCAAACAACAATAAG GGCGTTCTGGGAGACGGCGACTTAATGCTCATACGTATTGTGCCTGATCACCAGGGCAAGTTTGGCTTCAATGTTAAA GGTGGAGTGGATCAGAAGATGCCCTTGGCCGTATCTCACGTTAAACCCGACTCTCCG GCAGGTCAGTGCGAGCCCAAACTCTTGGAGGGAGATCTGGTCGTCCTCATCAATGGCCGGGACATTTCTGAGCATACACATGACCAGGTTGTCATGTTCATTAGAGCCAGCAGAGAGTCGCACACCAGAGAGCTCGCCTTGCTTATCAGAcgtaaag GTCCAGGCCGGGTGGCACCCCTGCTGCTGTTGCCCCCCGCCCTCACACTCACCGACCAATCGCAGGGCGAGAAAATGCAGCTGTCGGGCCAGTCAGAGAAGGTCACGACACTGGAAGAATCAGTCAGACAGCTGGAGAGGGGCATACAGTCTGGCAcactctgttttcattttgag AACCTATACAGGAGGAAGCCGGGTCTCTTTCTAAACTGTGCTCGGCTCTCTGAGAACATGGACAAGAATCGCTATAGGGATGTTTTACCCT ATGATTCTACCAGAGTCGTGCTCCAGGGCCAGGACGACTACATCAACGCCAGCCACATCACG GTGACGCCCCCAgtgtctggtgtgtgtttgcactaCATCGCGGCTCAGGGTCCATTGCCACAGACCTGCACTCACTTTTGGCAGACTGTTTGGGAGCACCAGATACATACCATCATCATGCTAACAACTCTGACAGAGAGGGGACGG ACAAAGTGCCACCAATATTGGCCACATCCGCCGGAAGCAAAGGATTATGGACACATGAGGGTCAAGTGTCACATGGAGGAATGTAACCTGGTGTATGTGACACGACAGTTCACCCTGACGCACGCACAG atGGGCGAGGAACGCGCCGTCACACACCTTCAGTACGTTGCTTGGCCGGACCACGGCGTACCCGATGACCCCTCAGACTTCCTCCTATTCGCCAACTCGatcagggggaggaggagaggggaggagccactCATGGTACACTGCAG